The Spea bombifrons isolate aSpeBom1 chromosome 4, aSpeBom1.2.pri, whole genome shotgun sequence genome segment TAGAGAAATATGTAGTCAACATAGccatattttcaaatatatttcttatgAAAAGAAGTCATAAGTTGTATTTGAACTTAACCAAACCATCACACACTGATACAATGCCTTTGTTTAAACACATTTAGGTTTTTTGCAGATGTACTAAGATAAGGTAAATGGAGAGCTTTCCCTCCATTGTGAGATCCATTTCTGCTGAGCCTCTGTGAAGGATATAACACTTGGCTGAGGAATTCCTACACTGCAATGAATGCTCTGTTACTATATCCATGCTCTATTTCTATAAACACTTCTCTCTCTTGTAACCCATAATGCCCACGTTAAAGACTTTACCCAGCACATCCCGCTGTTTCCATCCTCTCTTCTCAGGACCTTTTCTAATCACTTTAAATACAAACATCAGGGGTACCATCCTCTTTTGATGCTACTTACATGTCCTGATGTCCTCTTGTCCTCCCACCTCACTACCTGTCCACTTGACCATATTCCCTCATATCCTCTACTGTCTATTTCCAGGGTCCTTACAACTACCCTTAGCTTCAGGGTTCAGTGCTGGATTATCTATATTTCTCTAGCTACAGCTTTCTTCTTTATAGACTATTCCCTTATTTTGGATTCCAGTGCCACCTCTATATTCATGACACAAATCTACCTATAATCCACTGGCCTCTCACCCTCTGTTATAACACCTCACCTTACAAAATGCCTGTCTGAAATTGTAGCCTGAAAGGCACCTGCCTGAAGCTCAACTTCTTAAAGACTGAGCTACTGAGCATTTCCATTGTCTCTTCTGTTCCTAATTCCTCATTTCTCTATAATAGTCGAGTATTGTACAATCTACTCATCACGCCAGTTGTTGGTGTCACAAATGTCTCCACTTTCTCCTTTACCACTCATATTTGGTCACAACATATTCTGCTATCCTAACCAGCAAAATATCTTTCAAATATGTCTTCTTGACACAAGACTACCACTAAAATACCAGTTATTTCCTTGTGATAGCCTATATTCACCTGTCTTTAATCCTTCCAACCTTGCATACTCATCCAGATTACTTTTTATCCCATTGCTTTATCTGCTGCCCAACTGGATCCCCTTACcccagaatacaaaaaaaaaccctgtcccTTATCTGCTTTTCCAAATACTCTCCTAATCACCTCTTCTATATACCACAACTTGCACCTCCCCTTAATTGTAGTTACCTCTTCTTACTTCTCCAGGGTTTTAGCCGTGCTGTACATATTCTCTGGAAATCCCGGCATCATTCTGACTCCCTAAATACTCAATGAACCCCCgctttttttcaagaagcaTACACCTGGCCTCTTTATTTCCCCTAATCCTACATTCTGAAAGAAGCCATTTTCTATATTGTCAATTGTAATGTGATATATAATTTAGCATTCTTCCTTATTTTAAGaacactacagaatctgctggttcTCTAATTTGTAATTTAACATAATTGATGTGAAAGCTCTCCAAGTTAACACACGTTCACACAATCTCCATGTTTACCCACTCAAATACTTATACACAGTATTAAAAATCCATAAATCCATACATTTTATCTAGACGTACTATTGTATATCCCTGTGAAACCAGATAACTTCTACGGCTGTGCCATATAGATTGTAATAATAGTGTTGCTATAGAGCTTTGTGTGCCATTAGAATTAATGTACTTTCTTTTGGAAATTGTGATAGCCATGAATAGCCACTTCTAGTCTTTGacacaagaaaagaaaacaatgtcCATTTATTTCTGTTGACAGTTGTCTTTGTGATAAACAAATGTGATGCAAAGCAGTCATTTCAAGGGGTAAGTAATAAGTGTGTATCATCAGTGACTTTGAGTCTTGTCTGTCCTCAACAGAATTAGCCTGCTGTCCAAACGTCAGTCTCTACGGGATGCGGTTCTACAATATCATGTTTCTCTGTGCAACAAGAATAAGTTTCAGGTCCAGAGAGACGtgttgaagaagaagatgaatgAGGTTGGATCTGGAGACCCACCTCCTGCTCTCAAGCTGCAGGATGACTGCCGATCCATCACTTCAATAGTGGGTTCTATAGCTGTAATCATTCATTCAACTTCACAGCTTCTAATGGAAATGCGGTTGTACTGGTCCTTAACATCCAATTGTTTTGCAGAGTCTTGTGTATATAATTTAACAACAATCCCAGTTACTACATAATTGTGCCTTTTACCTGCAGTTGCTTATGGGAAATATCTACTACAGGGCAGCATTAAAAGTATGACTTTCCTGCACGTCCCTTTCCATGGATGTACCAGGTTAAGAGCCAGATGATAAGCCCTGGATAAATGCCCATTGTGCCATTGGATAAAATTGCCCTACCTGCATTGCAGCACTGATTTTAATGCACGTGTTATATTCTGTTCTAGGAGAGACCAAACCAAAcattagaaaacattaaaaatcacATATCAGGAATTTTTCGGCAAAAAATATTGGTAAGTAGTATCTATAACgaggaacattttttaaaagcaaagGGCACAAGGTCTTCATTAAGACTTGGTTTCTGCACTTGATCAGAAGAAGGTCTGCTTCATGTTGAGAAACATACAGGGATATCTAGTTGGGTTACGTGGAAATACACTAATGTCCTATACCTCTAAGTGTTTTTAGGTTGATCCTAAAATTTCAACTTAGTATGGCACCTATTTTTCAGTGCGTACTTCCAAACCTCCATGGAATGTAGTTACAGTTAAGAGATCATTGAACTGATTCCTAGTTATACACATAACTGTTGTACTGGCAAACCTTTTAAACATGTATTATCTTACAATCGTATGCATCTGAGCAAGCCAAGATGCTAGGGACATGGAAACAGTTGAAATGTTGGTATTCTGCATAAATgcttcatgcatttgcaaggtgaaaaaaaaacaaaacaatttaaaagaaacactcagctatcatatgcattgaagAGCACATAATGGATGGAGAGTTTCCAAGAACAAAGACGTAAAGACGCTTGTTATTATCTACCTGTGACTGTATAAAAACATGGTGAttacagataaataaatatgcacatACTAAAAATCCACATTATACGTATACAGTGGAAACAGCAAATTTCCTTCTCTATTGTCCTTGTTTGGTACGTTAGGCAGTGTTGGTAAGTCCCTGCAATTAATTGCTCTGCTAGTAATGCACCCATTTTACAGAGAGAAGATGTTTTTTATCCAAAGAAATAGTGCGCCCGTGCACCTGTAACCCTTCGCTCACCTCCACAAACAGTTCCCTATTAATCCCAATTTGTGAGAGAAAAGATCCCCCTCGCTATAGGAAAGGCAGACATACAAGTGGGCTTCAATTTTGGTGCCAGGTCACCTGACCAATTATTCTGTGGGGGGAGAGGTACcctatcctttttttttcttatgcccAGGGTCTCAGACAAAAGTGGTGAATTATTGAGAAACAAATTATGAAACCATTATTCAGTTTCTTCTACAAAATAGGCAGCTTGTTTATGATCGAAGAACTGCATATCTATGAaacaacaaattattattattttttatagtgatCATGGGAGATGTTTTTATAACTTCTTATTACatcctcattttttttcttttttttcttccagttgCCTCCTCTTTTGCCAATGATCCCAGAAGTCCAGAAGCCTCTAAACCAACAGAACTGGTATCACGGTGCAATCCCACGCTCCGAAGTCCAAGGGCTACTTGTAAACAATGGAGATTTTCTTGTGAGGGAAAGCCAAGGCAAGCAAGAATATGTGTTGTCTGTTCTTTGGGATGGACAGCCGAGGCACTTTATAATCCAGTGCGTTGATGTGAGTAATGTAACAGTAACAGGCTACTCAAAAttagatgtatttatttgtatacagATATCCACCTGGTTTAATTTGACATTAGCATGCCAAAAGTGATGACAATAAgataaaaaatccaaaataactgTGGATTCATATTGAGTTAGGCTGGTAGCTCGAGTACAACAGATTCTTGCGGTTATAGTTAATGAAGGCCAAGTTGGTTTGAGGATAGAATTTAGATGCATATTTTGACCTTGAGCAAATAACCAACAATTCTGGAATCAACTTCTCACAAAGGAACCTTCTCATTAGAAACATGAATTGATGTTTTGATGTTCTTCTCCACCAGATGGGtcctttcattttgtttatgttttcaagggtttcagaaaaaaaataataaaagacaaaaaaacatacttgcTGGACATTTGTGGAAAATCACTGAGTTTTTATTGTTACCTCATTCCAaattattgatgtttttttgaCTGTTTAATGTCATAGAACCTTTACAGACTAGAAGGAGATGCCTTTTCAACCATCCCATTGTTGATCGATCATTTTTTGAAGACAAAGCAACCTGTTACCAAGAAAAGTGGAGTTATCCTGAACAAAGCTATAATTAAGGTAAAACCAAGCAGTTCTGGCAGTGACATGATTGCTAGGCAGCACATTATGATGTCTGTGTGGGAAATGGCATCAACCATGAGCTAAGCTAAGGATAAGAATGATACTATTACATTTTagtaacagttttattttttgtatacttttttttccttgctaATAGGACAAATGGGTATTAGAACATGAAGAAGTCATCCTGGGAGAAAGGATTGGAAGGGTATGTTCTCCAAATTTCCTGCTTCTTATCAAGCTTTGTGTAATTAAATAAGGCTGCTGGCAGCTGATGATACCATTATGTGCGAAACAAGCTAAAGAGTAAACACAGTTTAATTAAAATAGTATGAAATGGCATGAAAAGTATCAACAGAGCGTGCTTAGTGTCGAACATGGGGGCTGCTATATATAAAACGAAAAGAGATTTCCAAAGTTTAAAGTAAAAGGTCAGTAAAATATCTGATAGCATTATCACTAAGTATTTACTTTCATAGCCACCTCGTGTATTAAAGATTAATAACAGGATAACAGCAGAATGACGTGATTCTGGAACCACTGGTTTTTGATTGTGCTCTTAGTATCATAGCAAATCTAAAATGTGCCCTAAGCGTTTGTTCTATGGTAAACATAATGGCTAAATTCTAAGAAGCAGATGCTGCAAACACAGTATTCtagcttttaataaaaatatttttatcaaataaTGATTTTTGAGGTTAAATTGACAAATACAGCTTCCTTCCATTGtgataactaaaaaaaacattcacattaatcagtgactggcttatTACTGTTTGtttcttaattttcttttttttttttaatttccttcctgccaagtcattttttgcatagtatgattattattacaattagaatttatttataaagcagaaAGCTCATTTGTAGTACTCAATAATAACAccaattattattcatttatgtcTGCTTGCCATCCTCCCATCAGCACCTTGGTATAATGGGCATGTCACAACAAGCAAGATGTTACTGGGTTTATTATGCGTCAACTGTCAAGCAATCGGGACTCATGGgccattttataaaatgattcTCCGGCTTCTGAGTTTGCTTGCTTCTGTGGTGGGTCATTCCAGTTCAGTGGGTGCACAGCTTAGTGATCCAAGCCCAGGGTCTGCTTGTACAGTCTCACCAATGGCACATCAACCTCTTTATTCTTCCtagcattaaataaaatgtgtaggtTATAGACACgctatatatattgaaatataataGGGGGTAACAACAGgtcttctgtttttgtttggGGAAAATGGCAGATCTGCTGCATTCATTTACTCTACATTGAGTTAATGTTTTCTCTAGGCATGTGCACCTTTCATGCAAATCTGTGTCAATTACATGGCCCACTGTATACATGTAAGCTTTCTGTTGCgtgatttaatatgcattcaggGAAACTACAGtgaggctatatatatatatatatatatataatttttaaatatttttttattatcttatggCATGATGATAATAGTTCAGCAAATTAAATTGTTCAGCAAGAATACATTTCATCTATGCATTTGCTGGTAGGTGACATTTTTCCCCTCGTTGTGAAATGTTGCATGGTGTCATGAGTTATCTTTCTTCACAGAAATATATTGTTGACCTGTAGACCCTTATTCTACGCTTCCTTCCTTCAGGGTAATTTTGGGGAGGTGTACAGCGGACGTCTCCGTTCAGACAATACTCCAGTAGCTGTGAAAACCTGTCGGGACACACTGCCCCCAGATGTAAAGGACAAGTTTCTGATGGAGGCCAGGTTAGGACATCAATTTGTGTCAGGTTATTGCCAATTATGTTTTAGTTCTCTCGAGTGGTAGCGTTAaagtttaaatcatttttcattCACGTGCCTCCACACTCCATTAATATCCTAAAAGCTTTAAGATTACACACAAATAAAGATAATCTCtttaatttgttattattaacttttatttatatatatatatatttatatatatatatatatctatatatatctatctatatatatatatatatatatatatatctatatatatatatctatatatatagatagatatatatatatatagatagatatatatatatatatatatatatatagatatatatatatatatatatatatatagatagatatatatatatatatatatatctatatatatatatatatatatatagatatatatatatatatatctatatatatagatatatatatatatatctatatatatagatatatatatatatctatatatatagatatatatatatatctatatatatatatatatatatatatatatctatatatatatatatatatctatatatatatatatctatatatatagatatatatatatctatagatatatatatatatatctatatatctatagatatatatatatatatctatatatctatagatatatatatatatatctatatatctatagatatatatatatatatctatatatctatagatatatatatatatatctatatctatatatatatatatatatatctatatatctatatatatagatatatatatatatatatctatatatatagatatatatatctatatatatagatatatatatatctatatatatagatatatatatatatatatatctatatatatagattatatagattatatatatatatatatatatatatctatatatatatatatagattatatatatatatatatatatatatatatatatataatctatatatatatctatatatatagatatatatatatatatagcaccaacagtttcTGCGGTGTAGTAAAATTAGGTTATACTACATGTAGGTTGGGAGtaggtttttttatttcatttttttttttaatactggtAACCCATCCATCCCAACATATAGGGGATAGAAGGAGAGAGGCAAGGGATGCACTGCTACCCCTCCATCACTGGACAGAGGAAGGGGGCAGAAGGGGCCCAAGTATGCTGTATGCAGTCCAAGgctattttattagattttaatCCCGCAATCatttagtggttttttttttttttattgattatatatttaattcacaTGTCATTGATTACTTAACTtcctagtgaataaacctcagtgATATAGGTGTtcaccttaaaaataaaattatacgaACGCAGATTATTACATTcccacataataataaatactcaaTTACAAATAGCCAATATAGATCTGTAAGGCTGTGTCACAAAAACCTTGCGTGTCACTTCAGTATGGAGTGCACTGCAACAAGTATTTATTCATCAAGCAAAGGCAGGTAATTTGTGTGCAGGCGCTTGCATTGTTTAGCAATGTCTATAAGTAACAGGATTAAAAGAGCTGGATATACAACAATTTAACATTCTAGAAGTTTGGAgatgttcattttttaaaactacacTATGCTTAAAGGGGAAAACCTAAATTAACTTCTATCTTACTACATCATTAAATTAATACCAGCATACAACTTCATTCTAGAACATTGTCCTTTTGTTTCTGAAACTCAGAGATATTGAACAATTCATTACGTTTGTTTCATTATGTTTTTCCTTGCagaattttaaaacaatacagCCATCCTAACATTGTCAAATTAATTGGCGTTTGCACACAGAAGCAACCTATTTACATAGTCATGGAGCTGGTCCAAGGTGAGTgttaccaaaataaatcagtaggGGACCTTGGTGCTGATAAAAAGTGTCATTAGTTACAGTAAAACGCAACACTTTACTTTTAAATGGAAGGGGTACTGAAAACCTCCACATATGCAAGTCCAGCATTCTCAATAGAATGTTTCTCCATAGGTGGAGATTTTCTAACCTTTTTACGAAACGACAACCACAAACTAAAGGTGAAGGACCTCATAAGAATGGTGGAGAATGCTGCTGCTGGAATGGAGTACTTGGAGAGCAAACATTGTATTCACAGGTACAGCTTGCCTAGGTCTATCCTTGTGTTTGTCATGAAGGTGAGCGACACTCTTTAAAGCCTGTAAAGTGCGACATGTGTTCTAACATTGAGTTGGTCAACCTGTTTCACTAGTGAGCCACACATGGAAATTTTACAACCACCACAACACACTTAGAAAAGGCCCTGCACATGGGTAATTATTTGACAAACCATTTCAATACAACCAAAGGAAGCATGGACCCTGGTTTATGCACCATAAACATCATAAACATAACCCATGcttccaggggagggctggcaacctaaggcctggggggcaagtcaaggcAAGTCCcccattgcgccaccgaatcagcccaccatacatgcccatcttCTCCTGATTTCCTAATGaatattgatttaataaagcaagacaaatatgattcaaatgtggtttaacctaaaaaaagcaaaaccgaatgtccccctgatgctcagccagttaaatgtcccccatgatactggctgaggaTTGTGGGAATTACagtacacagcagcagggaAATTGTAAAGGCTAATATGAGTACCCTACCAGGATCATACCATAAAGTGGGCCCATACACcctcaaatattaattcactggaagggcagattggggacagagctgaCACGGGGGAGGTGATTGAgggcagcaatgacatggggggacTGAATGGGGACCGACGTGACACtcggaggggctgattggggacagagctgacattggggagctgaatggggacagcaatgacatggggggctgattggggacagaggtgacactgggagaggcgaattggggacagaggtgacactgggagaggcgaattggggacagaggtgacactgggagaggcgaattggggacagaggtgacactgggaggggctgattggggacaggtgatactgggaggggctgattggggacagaggtgatactgggggggcagattggggacagaggtgacactgggaggggctgattggggacagaggtgacactgggaggggctgattggggacagaggtgacactggggagctgaacttgtgtatctatatataagtgctatatataaagtatgtgtatatacaaatatatctatataaaataaataaaatctccatctccattttttaaatgtataaaaaaatttttatgcagtttgtccccctccacagacacacagccagacacacttacacacagacacacacttacatgcaGACAACCTtacaaaaagagagagaaccTCACACATACAAAATTGTTCACAGGCTGGATCCTTTTTTAGTTCCATACAGATATACAGAGATACAACTGACATGAGTCTGAATTGTCAAGCAGTAAACTTATCAAACTAAAAAAAGATGGGTTGTTCCCAAGCTACCCCAAATTTAGTTTTACAACTCAGAAGATTGAGAGTTATGTGTAGATGTATTTCCAATCAGCAGGACCATTCCTCtagttactatggtgataagcCTTGAATAATTTAGGTTTATAACACCCATTGTGTCTCGTATTTGTGTATTAAAGGGATCTTGCAGCTCGCAACTGTCTTGTGACTGAGAAAAACATTCTAAAGATTAGTGATTTTGGGATGTCGAGAGAAGAGGAGGATGGAGTGTACTCGTCTACTGGCGGAATGAAGCAGATACCTGTAAAGTGGACAGCACCAGAGGCTCTCAATTATGGTGAAAAtccatttaattcattttataacctgtaataaaaaaaagaattattatatctggaaattaaatataatccCAACTGTAAAAACCGTTTCATTTCAACTTGAATTTCATTTCAACAGCTTTTCCTATGCTCAATGTTAAAGCTAGAGGACGTTGACTCTAATCTTTTGTTTATATTGgacattgtaatatatatttattttctgttttgtttgtctGAATTCCAGGTAGATACAGCTCAGAGAGCGATGTTTGGAGTTTCGGGATTTTGCTGTGGGAAGCCTTCACACTTGGCGCAGTTCCATACACCACCATGAACAATCAGGAAACTAGGAAGGCTATAGACGAAGGTAAGCATCTATGTTCTTGGAGGAGACAAAACGATAAAATCCTTAATGAATAACTTAGCGTATTATTCATTCTTAATATGAAGGTTTAATCGTTGAAAAACAGTGTAGAGACATTTAAGAAGTGTTTTCCGTTTTTATGTCACAGAATAAGTGCTAGCTTTtttgtcacatggcaattaagtgCTCCTAGCAGCAATAAGTGAGGAAATATATCTGGGAATGATTTGCTTATTCAAGAATACAAGGAATTATGTTTCtagtgctgcatttagttactaAGGTATTAAATCCAACAGAGTGGGCGGAAGTGCAGAAAGAAATACTATACTTTCGATTCCAGAACTATAACATATACTTTCAGAAATATCACACTAATCAGTCAAGTATTTGCAGTCTTagataatgtttaataatattttagagcaTAAAGCAATGATAACTGTAATATGTGCCAACCTTAGTTATCACCTCCTCTGTGCACTTGCAATGTTTAATAGCATCTCTTGTACAGAGCTCAAAACACGTACGTTCAAAATCCACTTGAGTGCATTTTTTCAGTCATTCTAAAGTTCCTCCACTTCAAACAAGGTTCAAAGCGGTTACTTATCtgagatacactatatggacaaagttggaagcatagcattgaccaaaatgtcttggtatactgaaggggacataccaagacaatgCCATGTTTCCacctttgtgggaacagtttggggaagacccttttgtattccagcatgactgggcCCCAGTGacaaaagcaaggtccataaagacatggttggataagtttgttgtggaagaacttgactacccacacagagccctggcctcaaccccatcgaacgggtttgggatgaactggaacggagattgcaggccttctcatccaacatcagtgcctgacttcacaaacgctctactggatggaATGGGCAAcatttcccacagaaacaccccaaaatattgtggaaagccttctcagtcattaatatgtaattgccccttgcagcgacaacagcttccactcttctatgtatttagaatgcaatgtcataaaagtccctgttggtgtaatggtcaggtgtcccaatacttttgcccatatagtgCATTTGCTTGTGGAGTTTTCAGTTATATAATTcagttgcattttgtttttaattttgaaaCTCCTAACCCCTTCATCCTAATGTGTTCAGCTGCCCACTGTAAAAACAAAGTTGCATAACACTGCACTAGAtgataattcataaataaataaaatccactAGACTACGTTCAACTGAATATGTGATTAGACATCAGGTATGCCTAGATTTGTCCTAGCAGGTGAGTATTCAGAGAGCTGTTCAGTGACCACACACTTCAGTCTATAGTCATTGCATGATTATTTTTAGAAGCACTCGACCTCATCATAatttatgtcttttttatattcattgtaTTGCCCTTTACTATTTTGTATAGACTATCACAGGAATGCACGGATTTGCTTACAAATATTTCTACCTCTGAAAAGCCCTGTTGCCTAAATAGCGCAGGGCGacatgtagttgtggggataggagtTTGAGTTCAATCAAAGGTCACCTATTAAAGTCTATGGCAGGTCAAAAGTTCAAGTctaaagttatataaaaaaaaaaaaaaaatggttgagtTATATAACATGGAATTTTCTGGGGTGCGCTCGCGCTGCTGAGTGGTTTGCCGCCTCTGCCGCGAGACACCGCGAGGCGCCTCGCGCAGCGCTAAGGGCGCGAAATTGCACTATAAATAGGAGTGCAGTGAGGGGCTGCGCttcatgccacaaggcgaactgcaGACTAAGAGAGGTACTAACCTGTTGAAGGCTGGTGATCTTAGTTAcgcaggagagccgcgggcgaaGAAAATGGAACTTCTGCTGGAAAAGCTCCGAGAAAAAGCGACGGCGAGAGGAGGAGAAGCATGGCTACAGAGTTGCCTCGGGATGAATATGGAAGAAGATACCACCCACTGTTGGGTTGGTAGCGAACAAGAAGTCGTAGCGGAGGTGGAGCCGGTGTGTGACGACGCTTCAAATGTTCCGGTATCGCTGGAAGATTCATCGCGAGAGCTGCTTGAGTCATCGCGGGAACTGGCTGAAACTTCGTGTTCGGCTATGCAATCACGAAGATCGAGCAGAAGAGGTTGCCTGGCATCCCGGGAATGCGAAGATCGCGAGGATCGTGACGAACGCGGAAACAGAGGCAAGAGGCCGGTTTCCAAGCAAAAAAGGCCCCTTTCTAGCTCTCCGGCGAAAAGGGGGTTAATTTCAAAGAAGAAGCAGCTGATACAGCGGCAGGAAGATGCTGAAGAATTACCTCAGGACCGGTATGGGCGACAGGGACTGGCGATACCAGGTCCTGCACACCAGGAGCGGTTAACAGAAGACTTTGAGCATGAAAAAGGCAGAGCTGGGTCTAGCAAGGGTGAGTACAATgataatttatgtaaattaaatgaGTTAGTCAGCTCTTTAGTGGGTTGTTTGAAAGAGTTTAAAAGCGCTAGCCCTGCTCAGGCTTGGGAGAAGTCCTCTTCTGAGGTAAATAAAAAGACTGTAATTAGTGAGGGTTGTATGAAAGAATCTCTGCCATGTGAAGTGTCACCTTTAGGTTTCCACTTAACTAATGCGTTAAAAGAGAAAATTTGGTCTAACGAATATGTGGATATACTTTCTCTGTTACCTGCCTCAAAAGAATTTTTGCATAAACATGATAAGGAGGAAGATAGACGTAGACCTGTAGCTAGGTCTTTTAATAACTGGTTACAGGCTTTCTGCATTTATTCTAGTGTATACTGCGAGAAGCACAGTGAAAAGAGCTCTGGTTTATTTCAACATCTTGAATCAGTCTTGGAGGCTTATAAAAACTTTGGCGGATTAGCATGGTTTAATTACGACGAAGTTTTTCGGCAGAAGTTATCTGTACATAAGAATTTGAGTTGGGGCATGAAGGACGTAGGGACATGGATTAGTACCATGCTTCCGCAGAGG includes the following:
- the FES gene encoding tyrosine-protein kinase Fes/Fps, whose amino-acid sequence is MGFGSEFLCSDGFTALVRLQDMELKLMEAMKKWLMQRSKSDKEYASLLHQMAAQVEKQDHSVQPGMSDYSSQLGQSWTILVSQTESLSQILKKHSDDLISGPLNKITLLIREKQQLKKSYSEQWQFLNQEYVKTTQQEVEKLRSQYRSQVKETMQAKRKYQESIKDKDRDKAKEKYVKNTWKLHALHNQYVLAVKAAKSHHEHHFKHSLPILHDSVQNLQEQMVFILKGIMQEYHGITSLVQEEVGCVHQEIEGALNKIDPVQEYENFIQMNRSSSSLPPTIIFDTSLLEETESLEEEELQLNDLTIESVQHTLTSVEEDLSIASETVSTKQEAVNQLHSEIVTEENTTDICELISLLSKRQSLRDAVLQYHVSLCNKNKFQVQRDVLKKKMNEVGSGDPPPALKLQDDCRSITSIERPNQTLENIKNHISGIFRQKILLPPLLPMIPEVQKPLNQQNWYHGAIPRSEVQGLLVNNGDFLVRESQGKQEYVLSVLWDGQPRHFIIQCVDNLYRLEGDAFSTIPLLIDHFLKTKQPVTKKSGVILNKAIIKDKWVLEHEEVILGERIGRGNFGEVYSGRLRSDNTPVAVKTCRDTLPPDVKDKFLMEARILKQYSHPNIVKLIGVCTQKQPIYIVMELVQGGDFLTFLRNDNHKLKVKDLIRMVENAAAGMEYLESKHCIHRDLAARNCLVTEKNILKISDFGMSREEEDGVYSSTGGMKQIPVKWTAPEALNYGRYSSESDVWSFGILLWEAFTLGAVPYTTMNNQETRKAIDEGIRLPAPEMCPEDIYKLMLRCWEYDPRKRPSFSIMHQELISIRKRHR